One stretch of Arachis duranensis cultivar V14167 chromosome 1, aradu.V14167.gnm2.J7QH, whole genome shotgun sequence DNA includes these proteins:
- the LOC107472733 gene encoding LOW QUALITY PROTEIN: probable amino acid permease 7 (The sequence of the model RefSeq protein was modified relative to this genomic sequence to represent the inferred CDS: inserted 1 base in 1 codon), with amino-acid sequence MADDCASNDSTPLLQTQYAESEPKRTGTVWTAVAHIVTGVIGSGVLSLAWSIAQLGWIGGPLAMLLFASITLLSSFLLSNTYRSPDPEYGPKRSSSYLDAVNIHQGVGTGRLCGVFVNVSLYGFGIAYIITSAISMRAIQESNCHIKNGNGACEFGDSYYMLIFGVIQILLSQIPNFHNIQWLSVVAAVMSFAYAFIGMGFAIKQTVEKGYAEGTIEGIPTSTDVQKMWLVAQALGDIAFSYPFSVILIEVQDTLKSPPPENVTMRRASLIAVIITTFFYLCCGCAGYAAFGNDTPGNLLTGFEFARPHWLVDFANACIVVHLVGAYQVYSQPLFANVENWLRFKFPDSDFVNQTYNLKLPFLPAFPLNFLRLTFRTAYVVSTTIIGXXXXXXILGVLGGIIFWPLTIYFPVEMYLSQGNIQPWTTKWVLLRTFSIVCFVVGMFTLVGSIEGIISAKLS; translated from the exons ATGGCAGATGACTGTGCATCAAACGACAGCACACCACTGCTGCAAACCCAGTATGCGGAATCGGAGCCGAAAAGAACAGGGACGGTGTGGACAGCAGTGGCGCACATAGTGACAGGTGTCATAGGTTCAGGAGTGCTCTCACTCGCATGGAGCATAGCCCAGCTTGGATGGATCGGAGGCCCTCTCGCAATGCTTCTCTTCGCTTCCATCactcttctttcctcttttcttctcaGCAACACCTATCGCTCCCCCGACCCTGAATATGGACCCAAACGGAGTTCTTCTTATCTTGACGCCGTTAATATTCATCAGG GAGTTGGAACTGGAAGGCTCTGTGGTGTTTTCGTGAATGTGAGCTTATATGGTTTTGGAATTGCCTACATTATTACTTCAGCTATCAGCATGAG AGCAATCCAAGAATCAAACTGTCACATTAAGAACGGGAATGGTGCATGTGAGTTTGGGGATTCATACTACATGCTTATATTTGGAGTTATCCAGATTCTTCTTTCACAGATACCAAACTTCCATAACATTCAGTGGCTTTCGGTTGTCGCGGCGGTTATGTCCTTCGCTTATGCCTTCATAGGAATGGGGTTCGCCATCAAGCAAACCGTAG AAAAAGGATATGCTGAGGGTACCATTGAAGGAATTCCTACTTCTACTGATGTTCAAAAGATGTGGCTGGTTGCTCAAGCTCTTGGTGACATAGCATTCTCCTATCCATTCTCAGTAATTCTTATAGAAGTACAG GATACCTTGAAGTCACCTCCTCCTGAAAACGTAACCATGAGGAGGGCCTCGCTAATAGCAGTCATTATCACGACGTTTTTCTACCTCTGTTGCGGCTGTGCTGGATATGCAGCTTTCGGCAATGACACACCGGGAAACCTTTTAACAGGGTTTGAATTTGCAAGGCCTCACTGGCTAGTAGACTTTGCCAATGCTTGTATAGTTGTTCATCTTGTTGGTGCATATCAG GTGTATAGCCAGCCACTCTTCGCCAATGTTGAGAATTGGCTTCGGTTCAAATTCCCGGACAGTGATTTTGTGAATCAAACATATAACTTGAAACTTCCTTTTCTGCCAGCTTTTCCGTTAAACTTCCTTCGGCTTACTTTCCGAACTGCTTATGTTGTGTCCACAACCATCATTG NNNNNNNNNNNNNNNAGATCTTGGGGGTTCTTGGTGGCATAATCTTTTGGCCATTAACGATATATTTTCCGGTGGAAATGTACTTGAGTCAGGGCAACATTCAACCATGGACGACGAAGTGGGTCTTGCTTAGAACTTTTAGCATTGTTTGTTTTGTGGTGGGAATGTTTACTCTTGTTGGATCCATTGAAGGAATAATAAGTGCAAAATTAAGCTGA